From Anolis carolinensis isolate JA03-04 unplaced genomic scaffold, rAnoCar3.1.pri scaffold_8, whole genome shotgun sequence, a single genomic window includes:
- the dixdc1 gene encoding dixin isoform X3, protein MGGKPVKCLTSPSPINSAKSESSVTPSEEKAGYDGVHEEDDEADTRTDETGSFFPVEWQARCPAASLETSWEEQLLEQQDHLEKEMEEAKKMISGLQALLLNGSLPEDEQERLFALSEQEGCPEEQLVIARSRLDQSMKENQELKKELQRQKQEARSLQGVKEGLQQRLAQQDSLILQIKQELLRANMDKEELHSQNVELQRKVEDRNRLLAEYKKELGQKDRHLHQHQAKMEEMLRQLSEASYQQAELERELEHKEALLAQCVKKDAEEVIAYSNHSSQSNGFLQTSGKAAASTAHRGTNDLQLVREALRSLRNSFSGHDPQHHTIDSLEQGISSLMERLHRMEMQKRQERRVRGKSPAPHVTNEYRDAWPSNSKLPHSHSTPAMSSSACTKVLYFTDRSLTPFMVNIPKRLGEVTLGDFKAAIDREGTHRYHFKALDPEFGTVKEEVFHDDDIIPGWEGKIVAWVEEDHGEN, encoded by the exons ATGAGACTGGGTCGTTCTTCCCCGTTGAGTGGCAGGCGAGGTGTCCTGCAGCCAGTTTGGAGACTTCGTGGGAGGAGCAGCTCCTGGAGCAGCAGGACCACctggagaaggagatggaagaaGCCAAGAAGATGATCTCCGGGCTGCAG GCCTTGCTGCTGAATGGGTCGCTTCCTGAAGATGAGCAAGAACGTCTCTTTGCCCTTTCCGAACAGGAGGGTTGTCCCGAAGAGCAGCTG GTTATCGCCAGGAGCCGCTTGGACCAGAGCATGAAGGAGAACCAGGAACTCAAG AAGGAGTTGCAGAGGCAGAAGCAGGAAGCGCGGAGCCTGCAAGGCGTCAAG GAGGGTTTGCAGCAACGCCTGGCCCAACAGGACTCGCTCATTCTTCAGATCAAGCAGGAGCTGCTGAGAGCAAACATGGACAAGGAAGAGCTGCACAGCCAAAAC GTCGAACTACAAAGGAAGGTGGAAGACAGGAACCGGCTCCTGGCAGAATACAAG AAGGAGCTGGGCCAGAAGGACCGCCACCTCCACCAGCACCAGGCCAAGATGGAGGAGATGCTGCGCCAGTTGTCCGAGGCCAGCTATCAACAg GCGGAGCTGGAACGAGAGTTGGAGCACAAGGAAGCCCTGCTGGCTCAGTGCGTGAAGAAAGATGCAGAGGAG GTCATCGCCTACAGCAACCACAGCTCTCAGAGCAATGGCTTCCTCCAAACATCAGGAAAAGCAGCAGCTTCCACGGCTCACAGAGGC ACAAACGACCTCCAGCTGGTCCGCGAGGCCCTGCGCAGTTTGCGGAACAGCTTCAGCGGCCACGATCCCCAGCACCACACCATCGACAGCCTGGAGCAGGGCATCTCCAGCCTGATGGAGCGGCTTCACCGCATGGAGATGCAGAAGAggcaggagaggagg GTCCGAGGGAAATCCCCAGCCCCACATGTCACCAACGAATACCGGGACGCCTGGCCCTCCAACTCCA AGTTGCCGCATTCGCACAGCACCCCGGCCATGAGCAGCAGTGCCTGCACCAAAGTGCTCTACTTCACAGACCGCTCCCTCACGCCTTTCATGGTCAACATACCAAAGAG GTTGGGTGAGGTGACGCTGGGGGACTTCAAGGCAGCTATTGACCGAGAAGGAACGCACCGGTACCATTTCAAAGCCCTGGATCCAGAGTTTGGCACGGTCAAAGAGGAG GTTTTCCACGACGACGACATCATTCCTGGCTGGGAGGGGAAGATCGTGGCCTGGGTGGAAGAGGACCACGGGGAGAACTAA
- the dlat gene encoding dihydrolipoyllysine-residue acetyltransferase component of pyruvate dehydrogenase complex, mitochondrial, whose protein sequence is MWRALARRVARQCAAPRRAGAGASAGARPRGRAFAHHKAAAAASSPAFPPPPWGPRAPLLLPQTGAGKAGPQAAPARPWSSHPPHQKVPLPALSPTMQMGTIARWEKKEGDKISEGDLIAEVETDKATVGFESLEECYLAKILVPEGTRDVPIGAIICITVDKPELVDAFKNSTLDAAATAPPASVPPPPPPSAAAPSAPASQPSARAPGSSYPPHMQIALPALSPTMTMGTVQRWEKKLGEKLSEGDLLAEIETDKATIGFEVQEEGYLAKILVEEGTRDVPLGTPLCIIVERESDIAAFADYKDAGVAEIKPPPPPASPAPAAGAVAPPLPQPAAKGPVHKGRVVASPLAKKLAAEKGIDLSQVKGTGPDGRITKKDIESFVPSKVAPARAAEPTPMAVPAAMPAAAAPPGVFTDIPISNIRKVIAQRLMQSKQTIPHYYLSIDVNMGDILVLRKELNQEMPQNTKLSVNDFIIKASALACMKVPEANSSWLDTVIRQNHVVDVSVAVSTPAGLITPIVFNAHAKGLASINQDVVTLAARAREGKLKPHEFQGGTFTVSNLGMYGIKNFSAIINPPQACILAVGGSEQRLVPADNEKGFATSSVMSVTLSCDHRVVDGAVGAQWLAEFKKFLEKPSTMLL, encoded by the exons ATGTGGCGGGCGCTGGCGAGGCGCGTGGCCCGGCAGTGCGCGGCCCCCAGGCGGGCCGGGGCGGGGGCGAGCGCGGGGGCCAGGCCGCGGGGGCGCGCCTTCGCCCACCAcaaggccgccgccgccgcttccTCCCCCGCCTTCCCGCCCCCTCCGTGGGGCCCGAGGGCGCCGCTGCTGCTGCCTCAGACGGGAGCCGGGAAAGCCGGGCCTCAGGCCGCCCCCGCCCGGCCCTGGAGCAGCCACCCGCCCCACCAGAAG GTGCCTTTGCCCGCTCTCTCGCCCACGATGCAGATGGGGACCATTGCTCGGTGGGAGAAGAAGGAAGGCGACAAGATCAGCGAAGGGGACCTCATCGCAGAG GTGGAGACAGACAAAGCAACCGTAGGGTTCGAGAGCCTCGAAGAATGTTACCTGGCTAAGATCCTGGTGCCGGAAGGTACGCGGGACGTCCCCATAGGAGCCATCATATGCATCACTGTAGACAA GCCTGAGCTTGTCGATGCCTTTAAGAATTCCACTTTGGATGCTGCAGCCACTGCTCCTCCAGCCTCAgtgcctcctccacctcctccttcaGCGGCAGCGCCATCCGCACCCGCATCTCAACCCTCCGCTCGGGCTCCAGGGAGCTCCTACCCTCCCCACATGCAG ATTGCTCTCCCTGCCCTTTCCCCGACAATGACGATGGGCACCGTTCAGAGATGGGAAAAGAAATTGGGTGAAAAGCTGAGCGAAGGAGACCTCTTGGCAGAAATCGAGACGGACAAAGCGACGATAG GCTTTGAAGTACAAGAAGAAGGCTATTTGGCGAAAATCCTAGTGGAAGAAGGCACAAGGGATGTGCCTTTGGGAACCCCGTTGTGCATCATCGTGGAGAGGGAGTCGGACATCGCTGCCTTTGCAGACTACAAAGATGCCGGAGTGGCCGAGATCAAACCTCCACCGCCACCCGCTTCGCCCGCTCCT GCGGCAGGTGCAGTTGCTCCTCCGCTGCCGCAGCCTGCAGCCAAGGGACCTGTGCATAAAGGGAGAGTGGTAGCCAGCCCCTTGGCAAAGAAACTGGCCGCAGAGAAGGGAATTGATCTTTCGCAGGTGAAAG GTACGGGACCAGATGGAAGGATAACTAAGAAGGACATCGAGTCATTTGTGCCATCAAAGGTAGCCCCG GCCCGGGCAGCAGAGCCCACTCCTATGGCAGTGCCAGCAGCAATGCCGGCTGCAGCCGCCCCGCCAGGAGTTTTTACAGATATTCCCATCAGCAATATTCGCAAG GTCATTGCCCAGCGACTGATGCAATCCAAGCAAACGATACCTCACTATTACCTCTCCATCGATGTCAACATGGGAGATATATTGGTGCTAAGAAAAGAACTCAACCAG GAGATGCCCCAGAACACGAAGCTCTCCGTCAACGACTTCATCATCAAGGCTTCGGCCCTGGCGTGCATGAAGGTGCCAGAGGCCAACTCCTCCTGGCTGGACACCGTCATTCGGCA GAACCATGTTGTTGACGTCAGCGTCGCGGTCAGCACCCCGGCCGGACTTATCACCCCCATTGTATTTAATGCGCACGCCAAGGGCCTGGCTTCCATCAACCAAGATGTCGTGACATTGGCAGCCAGGGCTCGGGAAGGCAAGCTCAAGCCCCACGAATTTCAG gGAGGAACTTTCACGGTCTCAAACTTAGGAATGTACGGCATTAAGAACTTCTCCGCCATCATCAACCCGCCCCAGGCTTGCATTTTGGCCGTGGGGGGCTCTGAGCAGAGGCTGGTCCCAGCAGACAATGAAAAGGG